In Calonectris borealis chromosome 22, bCalBor7.hap1.2, whole genome shotgun sequence, one genomic interval encodes:
- the LOC142091739 gene encoding olfactory receptor 6X1-like, producing MENQTFVTEFILLGFPSLQRVHVLLFVGVLIIYILTVTGNVIIITTVVNDNTLHKPMYFFLGNLSFLGIIYISATAPKFLACLVEVKKSISIAGCKAQAFSLFFLGTTELFLLTAMSFDRYIAICNPLHYTTIMSGKLCAQLSFGSWMGGLMTVFVQTILVFRLPFCGPNIINHFYCDVGPMLKLACTDTRHIEWLIFVGAILLLFSTSFLTVISYFAIILTILRIPSTSGRRKAFSTCIAHLTVVIMLYGAVIFIYVRPRGHASLSMNKVVSLLNTLVTPMLNPFIYTLRNKEVKTALKKSLTRNKIFEVKE from the coding sequence atggaaaaccagacttttgtgactgaatttattcttctCGGTTTCCCCAGCCTTCAAAGGGttcatgttttgctgtttgtgggAGTCTTGATCATCTACATTTTGACTGTCACTGGGAatgtcatcatcatcaccacagtGGTGAATGACAACACTCTCCACaaacccatgtatttcttccttggaaaTCTGTCATTTCTGGGAATCATCTATATCTCGGCCACTGCACCCAAGTTTTTGGCCTGTCTTGTGGAAGTCAAGAAGTCTATCAGCATAGCTGGGTGCAAAGCCCAAgccttctccctctttttccttggTACTACTGAGCTTTTCCTCCTCACAGCCATGTCCTTTGACCGATACATAGCAATATGCAACCCTCTCCACTACACCACCATCATGAGTGGAaaactgtgtgctcagctctcgTTTGGCTCTTGGATGGGTGGCCTTATGACTGTCTTTGTGCAAACTATTCTGGTGTTCAGACTGCCATTCTGTGGCCCCAATATCATCAATCACTTCTACTGTGACGTTGGGCCAATGCTGAAGCTGGCTTGCACTGACACCCGCCATATTGAATGGCTCATTTTTGTTGGTGCTATATTGCTTCTGTTTAGCACTTCCTTCTTGACTGTCATCTCCTACTTCGCCATCATTTTGACCATATTGAGGATCCCATCTACTTCTGGGAGACGGAAAGCTTTCTCCACCTGCATTGCTCATCTGACTGTAGTCATCATGCTTTATGGGGCGGTCATATTCATTTACGTCAGGCCAAGAGGGCATGCCTCACTAAGTATGAACAAAGTGGTATCCCTTCTGAACACCCTTGTTACGCCAATGCTGAAccctttcatttatactttgaggaacaaagaggtaaagactgccttgaaaaaatcactgactagaaataaaatatttgaggttAAAGAATGA
- the LOC142092068 gene encoding von Willebrand factor A domain-containing protein 5A-like: MTLQYRLDGQDVTHTIEFPLCPQGDGRLAGHRLAARCLLKRLLPEAASGSGDEPRHRAVEISLTSGIICPFTSYVGVRTSQRVTWYRGPLALLPPRRSLIPCQIVELRGSSRVSSCYPRTIWVPPGWLTAVCQSWLALRRLAHGIAALPQRGACSKACKPPAPSISSLEYVDPTEFVLRSPIFGPWLTKAFAECQELVVLQNVDGSWALSSGLASVLEMDEAEIKGKMPGEVMEPSVWATVLAVTWLHRNDKDYQGLCELLEAKAVTWLCSQAVSQLDKCLEAANTLLGSSVEPSVFRL; the protein is encoded by the exons ATGACCTTGCAGTACCGCCTGGACGGCCAGGATGTCACTCACACGATTGAATTCCCACTGTGCCCACAAGGAGATGGCCG gctggctgggcatcgtcTGGCCGCAAGATGCTTGCTGAAGAGGTTGTTGCCAGAGGCTGCGAGTGGGTCCGGGGACGAACCAAGGCATCGCGCAGTTGAGATCAGCCTCACTTCGGGGATCATCTGCCCCTTTACCAGCTATGTGGGGGTTCGCACATCACAGAGGGTCACCTGGTACCGAG GACCCCTGGCACTGTTGCCACCCCGCCGGTCACTCATCCCCTGCCAGATCGTTGAGCTTCGTGGCTCCAGTAGAGTCTCTTCCTGCTATCCTAGGACCATCTGGGTCCCACCTGGCTGGCTGACAGCAGTGTGTCAGTCATGGCTTGCCCTCCGTCGACTCGCCCATGGCattgctgccctgccccagcgggggGCTTGCTCAAAAG CATGTAAACCACCAGCACCATCTATTTCTTCTCTCGAGTATGTGGATCCCACGGAATTTGTTTTGCGCTCTCCAATTTTTGGGCCTTGGTTAACCAAAGCCTTTGCTGAGTGCcaggagctggtggtgctgcAGAATGTAGATGGCTCCTGGGCCCTCAGCTCAGGCTTGGCCTCTGTGCTGGAAATGGATGAGGCTGAAATCAAGGGAAAGATGCCTGGTGAG GTCATGGAGCCAAGCGTCTGGGCCACAGTGCTGGCTGTGACCTGGCTGCACAGAAACGACAAGGATTATCAAGGCCTCTGTGAGTTGCTGGAGGCCAAGGCTGTGACCTGGCTGTGCAGCCAAGCTG TGTCCCAGCTGGACAAGTGCCTGGAGGCAGCCAACACCCTCCTTGGGAGCAGCGTGGAGCCAAGTGTCTTCAGGCTCTGA